A genome region from Amblyraja radiata isolate CabotCenter1 chromosome 32, sAmbRad1.1.pri, whole genome shotgun sequence includes the following:
- the pip5kl1 gene encoding phosphatidylinositol 4-phosphate 5-kinase-like protein 1 isoform X1, with amino-acid sequence MAEEAGAQDANMNRRTYTKRKFLWRARQKWKLLGLFEIDQDHEFYSFTCMLKEGLTAAVQVSIDTPRLGLLNEPDFSAVLTQVHEGFEMKTFAAPVFAQFRRMLGMSENDYQQSLSSEGFYLQFISNSKSKANFFLTNDKMIFLKTQEKREIQFLLSNLRSYMQHMERYPHSLLVKFLGVHSIKIPHEGKKYFIVMQSVFYPDERIQARYDIKGCQVSRWTEPIPEGSNIIVVLKDMNFEGSTIGLDQQRSWLVRQVNIDTEYLRALHVLDYSLLVAHQPLHLDEQQQSWSFANVILRTKKSMISGGSPSHSTGTPVPGLVEEESTVLVPEVVSGTDKCHVKEVPKATVSSVDSSRSDMELTEVSVQNRRLLPGSKNSLHIIDGAQNRYFVGIIDVFTVYGFRKKLEYLWKSIRYRGQSFSTVHPDKYAKRLCQWVDDHTV; translated from the exons GCAGGCGCCCAGGATGCCAACATGAATCGAAGGACGTACACAAAGAGGAAGTTTCTGTGGCGAGCGAGGCAGAAATGGAAATTGTTGGGTCTGTTTGAGATCGACCAAGACCATGAATTTTACAGCTTTACTTGTATGCTGAAGGAGGGATTGACAGCTGCAGTCCAAGTCTCCATTGACACTCCCCGATTG GGCTTATTGAATGAACCAGACTTCAGTGCTGTGCTGACTCAGGTGCACGAG GGCTTTGAGATGAAGACATTTGCGGCACCTGTATTTGCACAGTTCCGAAGAATGCTGGGAATGAGTGAGAATGACTACCAGCAGTCTCTCAGTTCCGAGGGATTCTACCTACAATTCATCAGCAACTCCAAGAGCAAAGCTAACTTCTTCTTAAC GAATGACAAGATGATTTTCTTGAAAACACAGGAAAAGAGAGAGATACAATTTCTTCTGTCAAACCTGCGGTCCTACATGCAGCACATGGAGAGGTACCCACACTCCCTGCTTGTAAAGTTTCTCG GTGTGCACAGTATAAAGATACCACATGAGGGGAAG AAGTACTTCATCGTAATGCAGAGTGTGTTTTACCCCGATGAGCGAATACAAGCACG GTATGACATCAAGGGTTGCCAGGTTAGTCGCTGGACAGAACCTATCCCCGAGGGTAGCAACATCATTGTGGTTCTGAAAGACATGAACTTCGAAGGGAGCACGATTGGCCTGG ATCAGCAACGATCCTGGCTTGTGCGGCAAGTGAACATTGATACGGAGTATCTCCGGGCACTGCACGTCCTGGACTACAGTCTCCTGGTGGCCCACCAGCCCCTGCACCTTGATGAGCagcagcagagctggtcctttgcAAACGTCATTCTCCGGACCAAGAA ATCGATGATCAGTGGAGGCAGCCCTAGTCACTCCACTGGGACCCCAGTTCCAGGGCTAGTGGAGGAAGAATCGACTGTGCTGGTGCCTGAGGTTGTAAGTGGCACAGACAAGTGCCACGTCAAGGAGGTCCCCAAGGCAACGGTGTCCTCAGTAGACAGCAGTAGGTCGGACATGGAACTGACCGAAGTGTCGGTGCAGAATCGGCGACTGCTGCCCGGATCCAAGAACTCCTTGCACATCATCGACGGAGCCCAGAACCGCTACTTTGTGGGAATCATCGACGTCTTCACCGTGTACGGGTTCCGTAAGAAGCTGGAGTACCTGTGGAAATCCATCAGATATCGAGGCCAGTCCTTCTCCACTGTCCATCCTGACAAATATGCCAAGCGACTGTGCCAGTGGGTGGATGACCACACAGTTTAG
- the pip5kl1 gene encoding phosphatidylinositol 4-phosphate 5-kinase-like protein 1 isoform X2, whose amino-acid sequence MNRRTYTKRKFLWRARQKWKLLGLFEIDQDHEFYSFTCMLKEGLTAAVQVSIDTPRLGLLNEPDFSAVLTQVHEGFEMKTFAAPVFAQFRRMLGMSENDYQQSLSSEGFYLQFISNSKSKANFFLTNDKMIFLKTQEKREIQFLLSNLRSYMQHMERYPHSLLVKFLGVHSIKIPHEGKKYFIVMQSVFYPDERIQARYDIKGCQVSRWTEPIPEGSNIIVVLKDMNFEGSTIGLDQQRSWLVRQVNIDTEYLRALHVLDYSLLVAHQPLHLDEQQQSWSFANVILRTKKSMISGGSPSHSTGTPVPGLVEEESTVLVPEVVSGTDKCHVKEVPKATVSSVDSSRSDMELTEVSVQNRRLLPGSKNSLHIIDGAQNRYFVGIIDVFTVYGFRKKLEYLWKSIRYRGQSFSTVHPDKYAKRLCQWVDDHTV is encoded by the exons ATGAATCGAAGGACGTACACAAAGAGGAAGTTTCTGTGGCGAGCGAGGCAGAAATGGAAATTGTTGGGTCTGTTTGAGATCGACCAAGACCATGAATTTTACAGCTTTACTTGTATGCTGAAGGAGGGATTGACAGCTGCAGTCCAAGTCTCCATTGACACTCCCCGATTG GGCTTATTGAATGAACCAGACTTCAGTGCTGTGCTGACTCAGGTGCACGAG GGCTTTGAGATGAAGACATTTGCGGCACCTGTATTTGCACAGTTCCGAAGAATGCTGGGAATGAGTGAGAATGACTACCAGCAGTCTCTCAGTTCCGAGGGATTCTACCTACAATTCATCAGCAACTCCAAGAGCAAAGCTAACTTCTTCTTAAC GAATGACAAGATGATTTTCTTGAAAACACAGGAAAAGAGAGAGATACAATTTCTTCTGTCAAACCTGCGGTCCTACATGCAGCACATGGAGAGGTACCCACACTCCCTGCTTGTAAAGTTTCTCG GTGTGCACAGTATAAAGATACCACATGAGGGGAAG AAGTACTTCATCGTAATGCAGAGTGTGTTTTACCCCGATGAGCGAATACAAGCACG GTATGACATCAAGGGTTGCCAGGTTAGTCGCTGGACAGAACCTATCCCCGAGGGTAGCAACATCATTGTGGTTCTGAAAGACATGAACTTCGAAGGGAGCACGATTGGCCTGG ATCAGCAACGATCCTGGCTTGTGCGGCAAGTGAACATTGATACGGAGTATCTCCGGGCACTGCACGTCCTGGACTACAGTCTCCTGGTGGCCCACCAGCCCCTGCACCTTGATGAGCagcagcagagctggtcctttgcAAACGTCATTCTCCGGACCAAGAA ATCGATGATCAGTGGAGGCAGCCCTAGTCACTCCACTGGGACCCCAGTTCCAGGGCTAGTGGAGGAAGAATCGACTGTGCTGGTGCCTGAGGTTGTAAGTGGCACAGACAAGTGCCACGTCAAGGAGGTCCCCAAGGCAACGGTGTCCTCAGTAGACAGCAGTAGGTCGGACATGGAACTGACCGAAGTGTCGGTGCAGAATCGGCGACTGCTGCCCGGATCCAAGAACTCCTTGCACATCATCGACGGAGCCCAGAACCGCTACTTTGTGGGAATCATCGACGTCTTCACCGTGTACGGGTTCCGTAAGAAGCTGGAGTACCTGTGGAAATCCATCAGATATCGAGGCCAGTCCTTCTCCACTGTCCATCCTGACAAATATGCCAAGCGACTGTGCCAGTGGGTGGATGACCACACAGTTTAG